A DNA window from Chryseobacterium sp. MEBOG06 contains the following coding sequences:
- a CDS encoding BamA/TamA family outer membrane protein, with protein MFSYYHLSFSLHGPKPANPFPIRHFPQEGVQQKDVVDILHRILHKKNNGDTIRAGKKFNWSLIPAAGYTLQTGFAGVVSGNIGFYQQNSKGQKISNITTSYTYSQYKQTIFPLYANIWTRENKINFISDFKYLNYPSEVYGLGGKRISIEANSNTAYTVNFKYIKLHQSIMFKALKDFYVGGGIYYDQFWSIKITDSLGKRINHILSRDLKTSERASGLAVKALYDNRLNQINPQNGEYLSITYRPNFTFLGSQSNWSSLQIDARKYVRFPANSENTLAFWGFAWLTTSKTIPPYLMLPSTGWDDQNNMGRGYIQSRFRGKNMYYYENEYRFGITRNGLLGGVVFANVQSFSADLSDEYKKLLFGYGVGLRIKLNKHSSTNLAIDYGFGQNNSHGFFANIGEVF; from the coding sequence TTGTTTTCTTATTATCATCTTTCCTTTTCTCTGCATGGCCCAAAGCCAGCCAACCCTTTCCCTATCAGACACTTTCCCCAAGAGGGAGTACAACAAAAAGATGTGGTAGATATTCTTCACAGAATACTGCATAAAAAAAACAATGGAGATACAATCCGGGCAGGAAAAAAATTTAACTGGTCCCTGATTCCGGCCGCAGGTTATACTTTACAGACTGGATTTGCCGGTGTTGTAAGTGGTAATATTGGATTTTACCAGCAAAATTCCAAAGGTCAGAAAATCTCCAACATCACCACAAGCTATACCTATTCACAATATAAACAGACTATTTTCCCCCTATATGCCAATATCTGGACAAGGGAAAACAAAATCAATTTCATCAGTGATTTCAAGTACCTCAACTATCCCTCAGAAGTATACGGCTTAGGAGGTAAAAGAATTTCAATAGAAGCCAACTCCAATACAGCGTACACCGTCAACTTTAAATATATAAAGCTGCATCAGTCTATTATGTTTAAAGCGCTAAAAGATTTTTATGTGGGGGGTGGTATTTACTATGACCAGTTCTGGAGCATTAAAATTACGGATTCATTAGGGAAAAGAATCAATCATATTCTCTCACGGGATTTAAAAACTTCTGAAAGAGCTTCAGGGCTGGCTGTAAAAGCATTATATGATAACAGACTCAATCAGATCAATCCTCAGAACGGTGAGTATTTAAGCATTACTTACCGTCCCAATTTTACATTTCTCGGCAGCCAGTCCAACTGGTCCTCACTTCAGATAGACGCCAGAAAATACGTCCGTTTCCCCGCAAACTCGGAAAATACTCTCGCATTTTGGGGATTTGCATGGCTCACTACCAGTAAAACAATTCCTCCTTACCTTATGCTTCCCAGCACAGGATGGGACGATCAGAACAATATGGGGCGGGGCTATATACAAAGCAGATTTCGGGGCAAAAATATGTATTATTATGAAAATGAATACCGCTTTGGAATTACCAGAAACGGATTATTAGGAGGCGTAGTTTTTGCGAATGTACAATCCTTCTCTGCAGATCTTTCTGATGAATACAAAAAACTTCTTTTCGGGTACGGAGTCGGATTACGAATTAAACTGAACAAGCACAGCAGCACCAACTTAGCTATAGACTACGGCTTCGGTCAAAATAACTCTCATGGCTTTTTCGCAAATATTGGAGAAGTATTTTAG
- the glsA gene encoding glutaminase A yields the protein MKKNSILFSAKGFAITAFLSFNTLVYAQKTADISTISEKILNGIMEKNRAYYTQGKVADYIPELGKMDAKAIAFSVVDKNGKIFSTGDIQKKFTMQSISKIIALMIAVNERGEANVFDKIGYFGSDKPFNHFSNLETTGKPLNPMMNAGAILTTSLISGEGEKPFLKVLDMVRYITKNQSIEYNKSVYESEKSTGHRNRGMFYLMKNNGLITGNEDQLDNYFKQCSIELTAEDLAKIGYFFANQCVRFDGDSKYKNAEVAQLIESQMLTAGMYEFSGEYSRMVGLPSKSGVGGGITVSVPGKMGIGVFSPSLDQHGNSLVGYHIILDLVKQYNLSLF from the coding sequence ATGAAAAAAAACAGCATTTTATTTTCCGCAAAAGGCTTTGCCATTACTGCTTTCCTTTCCTTCAACACTTTAGTTTATGCTCAGAAAACCGCAGATATCTCTACCATTTCTGAAAAAATATTAAACGGTATCATGGAGAAAAACAGAGCATATTATACACAGGGGAAAGTTGCTGACTATATTCCTGAACTGGGGAAAATGGATGCTAAAGCCATTGCTTTTTCAGTAGTGGACAAAAATGGGAAAATATTCAGTACCGGAGATATACAAAAAAAATTCACAATGCAGAGCATCTCCAAAATTATTGCATTGATGATCGCTGTCAACGAAAGAGGTGAAGCCAATGTTTTTGATAAAATAGGATATTTTGGATCTGATAAACCTTTCAATCATTTCTCAAACCTTGAAACAACAGGCAAACCGCTGAATCCAATGATGAACGCAGGAGCCATTCTTACCACTTCTTTAATTTCAGGAGAAGGCGAAAAACCGTTTCTTAAAGTTTTGGATATGGTACGGTATATTACCAAAAATCAATCCATCGAATACAATAAATCTGTTTACGAATCTGAAAAATCTACAGGACACCGTAACCGTGGAATGTTTTACCTGATGAAAAACAATGGGTTGATTACCGGTAACGAAGATCAGCTGGATAACTATTTCAAACAATGCTCCATCGAACTTACGGCGGAAGATCTTGCCAAAATAGGATATTTCTTTGCCAATCAGTGTGTAAGATTTGACGGAGATTCCAAATATAAAAATGCAGAAGTTGCCCAATTAATAGAATCTCAAATGTTAACTGCCGGAATGTATGAATTCAGCGGAGAATATTCACGTATGGTAGGCTTGCCAAGTAAATCCGGTGTTGGAGGAGGAATTACAGTAAGCGTTCCCGGAAAAATGGGAATAGGCGTTTTCAGTCCATCTCTGGATCAGCATGGAAATTCATTGGTTGGATACCATATAATTTTAGATCTTGTGAAACAATATAATCTAAGCCTGTTTTAA
- a CDS encoding SDR family NAD(P)-dependent oxidoreductase — MGHDLTAAENALKQLEQIDIPSYGICFSNDSFTSLQIPEKVKFAILPFGMSANAPDVSIVYQVSSLEEAKQAEQSGAKGIIIKGNEAAGLVGYESTFVLFQRIIKEIQTIPVWVQGGIGLHTAAAAKALGATGIVLDSQLALFPESSVPKDLKEVCSKLNGTETKVIADHRVLVRPNSPALPENPTARDLKQYFTGLDLGTCYIPMGQDISLATDLYEDFRTLKKLIFGFREAMYGHLKQAKALQVIDQNNPLAQELGLKYPIAQGPMTRVSDVPGFANAVAEAGALPFVALSLLKGSSAKSLVMETKELAGNKTWGVGILGFAPQELRDEQTSYILEAQPPVVLIAGGRPAQAKVFEKAGIKTFLHVPSPALLDIFLKEGAKNFIFEGRECGGHVGPLSSTVLWEKQIERILKEDHPENISVFFAGGIHNDFSTAFVSIMAAPLAARGVKVGVLMGTAYLYTQEAVETGAIQEEFQLQAMQAKDTVLLETAPGHETRCLNTAFANHFKTEKAKLLAAGTDKKVVWEQLEKLNVGRLRIAAKGIERQGDQLVNIPKDDQLDLGMYMIGQIATMQNKVLTLEELHHNVSIGNYEYIQNAPLSEQPASSEKPLDIAIVGMECIFPGAKNLEEYWRNIILGKDSVTEVPDERWNKELYYKPDSDEADVSHSKWGGFIPKIDFDPLAFGIPPQSLAAIEPTQLLTLLVAKRAMEDAGYGEKYINRENISVIIGAEGGNDLANSYSFRGYYKQVFGELHEEVKEAFPHTTEDSFPGILANVIAGRITNRLDLGGRNFTVDAACASSLAAIDLACQELVLGKSDMVLAGGADLHNGINDYLMFSSTHALSRKGRCATFDSDADGIALGEGIAILVLKRYEDAINDGDRIYSVIKGVGGSSDGKALGLTAPRKVGQVRALERAYTQAGISAAAVGLVEAHGTGTVVGDKTELSALTNLFSRSGALPGQTYLGSVKTQIGHTKCAAGLAGLIKASLAVYHGVKPPTLHLQHPNAYYNAKTSPFSFHAESGLWTEKNRYAGISAFGFGGTNFHTVIANHPKQDDSITMQSWPSELFVFRGDSYDEAKQQSGQIKTLLEINDGIPLKDIAYSLSISSEKPIQFSIVADTAEDLMMKLELVLLGIETKDTFTVNKKEGKVAFTFPGQGSQRINMARDLFVVFPAMRKIIDNYPELEKVVFPSATFNEADLKQQKETIKDTRLAQPLLGIVDLALAKFLESLGIIPDMLAGHSYGEIPALCFSGVFAEEKLVDLSIRRAQSILDSVEGGDPGSMLAASATHERLQPIIAKVEGCYPVNFNAPTQCVIAGSTPAINTLLEILKQEGISAKKLEVACAFHSPLLAKSKDLYAEVLKDVPFQEMQIPVWSNTTAQVYPSKPSDIKERLTDHLVQPVRFVEQMQAMYNDGARIFIEVGPGKVLTGLAKSCLEKDQLTLYVEDSSRNKFTHLLCMLAQYLGTGRSFNIEKLFDGRFVQLVDINQPELYKKSPAIWRVNGQAAHPTTGSLPANGALPIINPIPMNNFTTHNTQAPAPESLSTAERMLQEYLNSMKLMIQAQRDVMLSFMGQNPQVNPMPVYNTPMPASAPERTIPVQQVQQTATVAVAATAVAVKAAPTRDIKALLLQVVSDKTGYPQEMLGMEMDLEADLSIDSIKRVEIIGTLRNELGTLAKGNTNEDMVMEQLAGIKTLSGLVSWLTEFSGADAAPATPEKNGTSAEATSTPQAKATLSLEDLQNAILNIVSEKTGYPKEMLGLDLDLEADLSIDSIKRMEIIADLKNKIGFGENLEQADDVMEKLAAIKTLRGLASWISEMSGENNEVREEAKEVNTPEATNNVLSRLRFDITPTDDFLAQNTDVLQGKYFAITQDDSKQTSAIKEALEKHGAIVELVNADKDLSKFDGLIMLDLFSSSDKPSIIDHVDLIKKLDFDKAKWVYLISDIAAHIQELTDVSVLRHHQGYPGLFKSLAREFDHTTCRFISLSTPQEVDQIADITLKEILTNDKPAEVIYKNEKRHKVDIIPSPLSTSLSEAHIQLDQKSVVLVLGGAQGITAELVKHMSQAYPCTYILVGRSADPRNEASAKEFEGMKTKEEIRAFLIKSGKFTSPAEIEKETTKVFKNNQILRTIRDMEALGNTIIYQSLDLCDEEGLSSLISGIYEKYNRLDGVIHGAGLLEDKLFKQKTTSSFGRVFDTKVKPLRVLAEQLRTDCQFVVLFSSIASVYGNKGQTDYAAANSVLDDYANALNKRLKGKVISINWGPWKGAGMVSSTLESEYERRGISMIPLDEGKEIFLNEIKYGTESQVLIMSGNNW; from the coding sequence CTGGGGCATGATTTAACAGCTGCTGAAAATGCGTTAAAACAACTTGAACAAATAGATATACCATCCTATGGTATTTGCTTTTCTAACGACAGTTTTACATCACTTCAGATTCCTGAAAAAGTAAAATTTGCCATCCTGCCGTTTGGTATGTCAGCCAATGCTCCGGATGTATCCATTGTTTACCAGGTAAGCAGTTTGGAAGAAGCAAAACAAGCTGAACAGTCAGGAGCAAAAGGTATCATTATTAAAGGAAATGAAGCTGCCGGGCTGGTAGGCTACGAATCTACATTTGTTTTATTTCAGCGTATCATCAAAGAAATTCAGACCATTCCGGTGTGGGTACAGGGAGGGATAGGTCTCCATACCGCAGCGGCAGCAAAAGCTTTAGGAGCAACAGGGATTGTACTGGACAGCCAGCTAGCGCTGTTTCCGGAAAGCTCTGTTCCTAAGGATTTAAAAGAGGTATGCTCAAAACTAAATGGTACAGAAACCAAAGTTATTGCGGATCACCGTGTGCTGGTAAGACCTAATTCACCGGCATTACCGGAAAACCCTACCGCCAGAGATCTTAAACAGTATTTTACAGGACTTGATCTTGGCACATGCTACATCCCTATGGGACAAGATATCTCTTTAGCAACAGATCTTTATGAAGACTTCAGAACTCTTAAAAAACTGATTTTTGGATTCAGAGAAGCCATGTATGGACATCTGAAACAGGCAAAAGCCCTTCAGGTTATCGATCAGAACAATCCATTAGCTCAGGAATTGGGATTAAAATATCCCATTGCACAAGGGCCAATGACCCGTGTAAGTGATGTTCCCGGATTTGCCAATGCTGTTGCAGAAGCCGGAGCTTTACCATTTGTTGCCTTATCATTACTGAAAGGAAGCTCTGCAAAGTCGTTGGTGATGGAAACAAAAGAACTGGCAGGTAACAAAACGTGGGGTGTAGGTATTCTAGGATTTGCACCGCAGGAATTAAGAGATGAACAAACCTCTTATATCCTTGAAGCCCAACCTCCTGTAGTATTGATCGCAGGTGGAAGACCAGCACAAGCCAAGGTATTTGAAAAAGCGGGAATAAAGACATTCCTGCACGTTCCATCTCCTGCCTTGTTGGATATTTTCCTTAAAGAAGGTGCAAAAAATTTCATTTTCGAAGGCCGTGAATGTGGTGGCCACGTGGGACCATTGTCCAGTACAGTTCTTTGGGAAAAACAAATTGAACGCATATTAAAAGAAGACCATCCGGAAAATATCAGTGTATTTTTCGCAGGTGGAATCCATAATGATTTCTCAACGGCATTCGTCTCCATCATGGCTGCTCCATTAGCTGCCAGAGGGGTAAAAGTGGGTGTATTGATGGGAACAGCTTACCTGTACACTCAGGAAGCTGTAGAAACCGGAGCTATTCAGGAAGAATTCCAGTTACAGGCGATGCAGGCTAAGGATACTGTTTTATTAGAAACAGCTCCCGGCCATGAAACCCGTTGTCTCAATACAGCATTTGCCAACCACTTCAAAACGGAAAAAGCTAAACTTCTGGCTGCCGGAACTGATAAAAAAGTAGTGTGGGAGCAATTGGAGAAACTCAATGTAGGCCGTTTAAGAATCGCAGCCAAAGGAATCGAACGTCAGGGAGATCAATTGGTAAACATTCCTAAAGATGATCAGCTGGATCTCGGAATGTACATGATCGGGCAGATTGCCACCATGCAAAACAAGGTGCTTACGCTTGAAGAACTTCACCATAATGTTAGTATCGGCAATTACGAATACATCCAAAACGCACCATTGTCAGAACAGCCAGCATCAAGCGAAAAACCATTGGATATCGCTATCGTAGGTATGGAATGTATATTCCCCGGGGCTAAAAATCTTGAAGAATACTGGAGAAATATTATTCTGGGAAAAGACAGTGTAACTGAAGTTCCGGATGAAAGATGGAATAAAGAACTTTATTATAAACCGGATTCAGACGAAGCAGATGTATCGCATTCAAAATGGGGTGGTTTCATTCCGAAAATTGATTTTGATCCATTGGCATTCGGTATCCCGCCACAATCTCTTGCCGCTATTGAGCCAACACAATTGCTCACTTTATTGGTAGCCAAACGCGCAATGGAGGATGCAGGATATGGTGAAAAGTATATTAACAGAGAAAATATCTCAGTAATTATTGGTGCTGAAGGAGGTAATGATCTTGCCAACAGCTATAGCTTCAGAGGATATTATAAACAGGTCTTCGGAGAACTTCACGAAGAAGTAAAAGAAGCCTTTCCACATACCACAGAGGATTCTTTCCCGGGTATTTTGGCCAATGTGATCGCAGGTAGGATTACGAACCGCCTGGATCTTGGAGGGAGAAACTTCACCGTAGATGCGGCATGTGCTTCTTCACTAGCAGCTATCGATTTAGCTTGTCAGGAACTTGTATTAGGTAAATCAGACATGGTTCTTGCCGGAGGTGCAGACTTACACAACGGAATCAACGATTACCTGATGTTCTCCAGTACCCACGCCCTTTCCAGAAAAGGAAGATGTGCTACATTCGACAGTGATGCAGACGGAATCGCCCTTGGAGAAGGAATTGCGATCCTTGTGTTGAAAAGATATGAAGATGCTATCAACGACGGAGACCGTATCTACTCTGTAATCAAAGGAGTGGGCGGATCCAGTGATGGTAAAGCCCTTGGATTAACGGCACCTAGGAAAGTAGGTCAGGTAAGAGCTCTTGAGCGTGCTTATACTCAGGCGGGAATCAGTGCGGCAGCTGTAGGATTGGTAGAGGCTCACGGTACAGGTACTGTGGTGGGAGATAAAACCGAACTGAGTGCATTGACTAATTTATTCAGCCGTTCAGGAGCTTTACCGGGACAGACTTATTTAGGTTCTGTGAAAACTCAGATAGGACATACCAAATGTGCTGCAGGTTTAGCAGGTTTGATCAAGGCTTCTCTGGCCGTATATCACGGAGTAAAACCTCCTACCCTTCACTTGCAGCATCCAAATGCTTATTATAATGCAAAAACGAGCCCATTCTCTTTCCATGCAGAAAGTGGATTGTGGACAGAAAAAAACAGGTATGCAGGAATCAGTGCTTTTGGATTTGGAGGTACAAACTTCCATACTGTAATAGCAAACCATCCAAAACAAGATGATTCTATTACCATGCAGTCCTGGCCTTCAGAATTATTTGTCTTCCGTGGAGATTCCTATGATGAAGCTAAACAACAATCGGGCCAGATTAAGACTTTACTGGAAATCAATGATGGAATTCCATTAAAAGATATTGCCTACAGTTTAAGCATTAGTTCAGAAAAGCCTATTCAGTTCAGTATTGTTGCAGACACCGCAGAAGACCTGATGATGAAGCTCGAGCTAGTATTGCTAGGGATTGAGACAAAAGATACTTTCACCGTTAATAAAAAAGAAGGTAAAGTAGCCTTCACATTCCCTGGACAAGGAAGTCAGAGAATCAATATGGCTCGTGATCTGTTCGTAGTCTTCCCGGCTATGCGTAAGATTATTGATAACTATCCTGAGTTGGAAAAAGTGGTTTTCCCTTCTGCAACATTCAATGAAGCGGATTTAAAGCAACAGAAAGAAACCATTAAAGATACCCGTCTCGCACAACCACTTTTAGGAATTGTTGATCTTGCATTGGCAAAATTCTTAGAATCATTAGGAATTATTCCTGATATGCTGGCTGGTCACAGCTATGGTGAAATACCGGCTTTATGTTTCTCTGGAGTATTTGCAGAAGAGAAGTTAGTTGATTTAAGTATCCGTAGAGCTCAGTCTATTTTAGATTCAGTAGAAGGTGGAGATCCGGGTTCAATGTTGGCAGCAAGTGCTACTCATGAACGATTACAGCCGATCATTGCTAAAGTGGAGGGATGTTACCCGGTTAACTTCAACGCTCCTACTCAATGTGTCATTGCAGGAAGCACTCCGGCCATCAATACATTATTGGAAATCCTTAAACAGGAAGGTATTTCTGCTAAAAAATTAGAAGTTGCCTGTGCATTCCACAGTCCATTATTGGCAAAATCAAAAGATTTATATGCTGAGGTATTAAAAGACGTCCCTTTCCAGGAAATGCAGATCCCTGTATGGTCTAATACGACAGCACAAGTATATCCGTCGAAACCTTCAGACATCAAAGAAAGATTGACTGATCACCTGGTACAGCCGGTAAGATTCGTGGAGCAGATGCAAGCGATGTATAACGATGGAGCAAGAATCTTCATCGAGGTAGGACCAGGAAAAGTCCTTACAGGATTGGCAAAATCATGTCTTGAAAAAGACCAGTTGACCTTATATGTTGAAGACAGCAGCCGTAACAAATTCACTCATTTACTGTGTATGTTAGCTCAGTATTTAGGTACGGGACGCAGCTTCAATATTGAAAAACTTTTCGATGGCCGTTTCGTTCAGCTTGTTGACATCAACCAGCCTGAGCTGTATAAGAAAAGCCCTGCCATCTGGCGTGTTAACGGACAAGCTGCACATCCGACAACAGGTTCATTGCCTGCTAATGGTGCACTCCCTATCATAAATCCTATTCCTATGAACAATTTTACTACTCATAATACGCAAGCTCCTGCACCGGAAAGCTTATCTACAGCCGAACGTATGTTGCAGGAATATTTAAACAGCATGAAATTAATGATACAGGCACAACGTGATGTGATGCTTTCCTTTATGGGACAGAATCCTCAGGTGAATCCAATGCCTGTTTATAATACACCAATGCCGGCATCAGCTCCTGAACGTACGATTCCTGTACAACAGGTTCAACAAACAGCAACTGTTGCTGTAGCGGCTACTGCCGTTGCTGTAAAAGCAGCACCTACAAGAGATATCAAAGCTTTATTACTACAGGTTGTAAGTGATAAAACAGGATATCCTCAGGAAATGCTGGGCATGGAAATGGACCTTGAAGCAGACCTAAGTATTGACTCTATTAAAAGAGTGGAAATCATCGGAACGCTTCGTAATGAGCTAGGAACATTAGCAAAAGGCAACACCAATGAAGATATGGTGATGGAACAATTGGCAGGAATCAAAACCCTGAGCGGATTAGTTTCATGGCTTACTGAATTCTCAGGAGCAGATGCAGCACCGGCAACACCTGAAAAAAACGGAACTTCAGCTGAAGCCACTTCAACGCCACAAGCAAAAGCGACTTTATCATTAGAAGACCTTCAAAATGCGATCCTGAATATCGTAAGTGAAAAAACAGGATATCCAAAAGAAATGCTAGGTCTAGACTTAGATTTAGAAGCAGACCTTAGTATCGATTCTATCAAGCGTATGGAAATCATTGCTGATCTTAAAAACAAAATCGGTTTTGGTGAAAACCTTGAACAGGCTGATGATGTAATGGAAAAACTAGCGGCTATTAAAACTCTTCGTGGATTGGCTAGCTGGATCAGTGAAATGAGCGGTGAAAACAACGAAGTCAGAGAGGAAGCAAAGGAAGTTAACACTCCTGAAGCTACGAATAATGTACTATCACGTCTTCGTTTTGACATTACGCCTACAGATGATTTCTTAGCACAAAATACAGATGTCCTTCAGGGAAAATATTTTGCAATCACTCAGGATGACAGTAAGCAGACATCAGCTATTAAAGAAGCTTTAGAAAAGCATGGCGCTATCGTAGAACTGGTAAACGCAGACAAAGATCTTTCAAAATTTGACGGACTTATTATGCTGGACCTCTTCTCTTCTTCTGACAAACCAAGCATTATCGATCACGTTGATTTGATTAAAAAACTGGATTTTGACAAAGCCAAGTGGGTTTATTTAATCTCTGATATTGCAGCCCATATTCAGGAACTAACTGATGTTAGCGTTTTACGTCATCATCAGGGATATCCGGGACTTTTCAAAAGTTTAGCAAGAGAATTCGATCATACAACTTGTAGATTCATCAGTTTAAGCACTCCTCAGGAAGTAGATCAGATTGCTGATATTACTTTAAAGGAAATATTAACCAACGATAAACCAGCTGAAGTTATTTACAAGAACGAAAAAAGACATAAGGTAGATATTATCCCTTCCCCATTGTCAACGAGTTTAAGTGAAGCTCACATTCAGCTAGATCAGAAATCTGTGGTACTGGTATTGGGAGGTGCACAGGGAATCACTGCAGAATTGGTGAAACACATGTCTCAGGCTTATCCATGTACTTATATTTTGGTAGGAAGATCAGCAGATCCAAGAAATGAAGCTTCTGCTAAAGAATTCGAAGGAATGAAAACGAAAGAGGAAATCAGAGCATTCCTGATCAAGTCCGGAAAATTCACTTCTCCTGCTGAAATCGAAAAAGAAACCACAAAAGTTTTCAAAAATAATCAGATCCTGCGCACGATCCGTGATATGGAAGCGCTTGGAAACACCATTATTTATCAATCATTAGACCTTTGTGACGAAGAAGGCTTAAGCAGCCTGATTAGCGGTATTTATGAAAAATACAACCGTTTAGACGGAGTGATTCATGGAGCAGGTCTTTTAGAAGATAAATTATTCAAACAAAAAACAACATCCTCTTTCGGACGCGTATTTGATACCAAAGTAAAACCCCTTCGTGTATTGGCGGAACAACTTCGTACAGACTGCCAGTTTGTGGTATTATTCTCAAGCATCGCATCGGTATATGGTAATAAAGGCCAGACAGATTATGCTGCTGCCAACAGTGTACTGGATGATTACGCTAATGCACTGAATAAAAGATTAAAAGGAAAAGTAATCTCCATCAACTGGGGACCTTGGAAAGGAGCAGGAATGGTTTCTTCCACCCTTGAATCTGAATACGAACGTAGAGGAATTTCTATGATCCCATTGGATGAAGGAAAAGAAATCTTCCTTAACGAAATAAAATACGGAACTGAAAGCCAGGTGCTTATCATGTCAGGAAATAATTGGTAA